A region from the Actinoplanes sp. OR16 genome encodes:
- a CDS encoding cytidylyltransferase domain-containing protein, which produces MTTLGIIQARMGSTRLPGKVLRHLGGRTVLDRVVTAARESGVVDDLVVATTALPDDELVVAECERIGVAWHRGPVDDVLTRFLGVLETRSADTVLRFTADCPLLDPRLVARALRVFEAAGVDYLTTSITRTLPRGLDVEVVRATVLKEIDKLAYDHHRTHVTSYIYSHADDFDVIGLTCQPDLSYLRLTLDTEDDWKLIEAVIDHFGDTPAAIRAVASWLDGQPELAALNAHVRQKELDQA; this is translated from the coding sequence ATGACCACCCTCGGCATCATCCAGGCCCGGATGGGCTCCACCCGCCTCCCCGGCAAGGTGCTGCGCCACCTCGGCGGGCGCACCGTCCTCGACCGGGTGGTGACCGCGGCCCGCGAGAGCGGGGTCGTCGACGACCTGGTCGTGGCGACCACCGCCCTGCCCGACGACGAACTGGTGGTCGCCGAGTGCGAGCGCATCGGTGTGGCCTGGCATCGCGGTCCGGTCGACGACGTGCTCACCCGGTTCCTCGGGGTGCTGGAGACCCGCTCGGCCGACACCGTGCTGCGATTCACCGCCGACTGCCCGCTGCTCGACCCGCGGCTCGTCGCCCGGGCCTTGCGGGTCTTCGAGGCGGCCGGCGTCGACTACCTGACCACGTCGATCACCCGGACGCTGCCGCGCGGGCTGGACGTCGAGGTGGTCCGGGCGACGGTGCTCAAGGAGATCGACAAGCTGGCGTACGACCACCACCGCACCCACGTGACGTCGTACATCTACTCGCACGCCGACGACTTCGACGTGATCGGGCTGACCTGCCAGCCGGACCTGTCCTACCTGCGGCTCACCCTCGACACCGAGGACGACTGGAAGCTGATCGAGGCGGTCATCGACCACTTCGGCGACACTCCGGCGGCCATCCGCGCCGTCGCGAGCTGGCTCGACGGTCAGCCGGAGCTCGCCGCGCTCAACGCGCACGTACGCCAGAAGGAGTTGGATCAGGCGTGA
- a CDS encoding PseG/SpsG family protein, protein MNIGIRCDAGPRTGVGHLVRCVALAEELTARGVDTHFLADLGGVAWAESQLEQRGLPWHPAPYDEVGLVAAAERLDLAALVIDSYTLPPQQSAAVRRAGFPVLAIVDGDPRGQSADIYVDQNLDAVVTEGDVRLAGLDYALLRSAVRQLRPVTAPAHASTRTPKVVAFFGGTDAFRAAPQVARLLTRTAADFDATVIAADESLRDELLAVEAGPGQRFEIIGPTDHLPKLLVDADLVISASGTSTWELLCLGRAAALVWVVDNQILGYERTVARGYAAGLGRLGSFGPSSVDVLRDLLVSPERRTALAAAGWSAVDGLGVSRVADALLAKASSPR, encoded by the coding sequence GTGAACATCGGGATCCGGTGCGACGCCGGCCCGCGTACCGGGGTCGGCCATCTGGTGCGCTGCGTGGCCCTCGCCGAGGAGCTCACCGCCCGCGGCGTCGACACGCACTTCCTCGCCGACCTGGGCGGGGTCGCGTGGGCCGAGTCCCAGCTGGAGCAGCGCGGGCTGCCCTGGCATCCGGCGCCGTACGACGAGGTCGGGCTGGTCGCCGCTGCCGAGCGGCTCGACCTGGCGGCGCTCGTGATCGACTCGTACACCCTGCCGCCGCAGCAGAGCGCGGCGGTCCGGCGGGCCGGCTTCCCGGTTCTGGCCATCGTGGACGGTGACCCGCGCGGTCAGTCCGCCGACATCTACGTCGACCAGAACCTCGACGCGGTGGTGACCGAGGGGGACGTGCGGCTGGCCGGGCTCGATTACGCCCTTCTCCGATCGGCGGTGCGGCAACTGCGGCCGGTCACGGCGCCCGCGCATGCTTCCACCCGTACCCCCAAGGTCGTCGCCTTCTTCGGAGGGACCGACGCCTTCCGCGCGGCGCCGCAGGTAGCGCGCCTGCTCACCCGGACCGCGGCGGATTTCGACGCCACCGTGATCGCCGCCGACGAGAGCCTGCGCGACGAGCTGCTCGCGGTCGAGGCCGGTCCGGGACAGCGCTTCGAGATCATCGGGCCGACCGACCACCTGCCGAAACTGCTCGTCGACGCCGATCTGGTGATCAGCGCGAGCGGCACCTCGACCTGGGAGCTTCTCTGCCTCGGCCGGGCAGCCGCCCTGGTCTGGGTGGTCGACAATCAGATCTTGGGGTACGAGCGGACTGTCGCTCGCGGATACGCAGCCGGATTGGGGCGTCTCGGGTCGTTCGGCCCCTCGTCCGTCGACGTGCTGCGCGACCTGCTCGTCTCCCCGGAGCGCCGGACCGCCCTCGCCGCGGCAGGCTGGTCGGCGGTGGACGGCCTCGGTGTCTCCCGGGTCGCTGACGCGCTGCTGGCTAAAGCGTCGTCACCTCGATGA